In the Gossypium arboreum isolate Shixiya-1 chromosome 10, ASM2569848v2, whole genome shotgun sequence genome, one interval contains:
- the LOC108489729 gene encoding pleiotropic drug resistance protein 1-like has translation MQGADIYRASGSLRRSPSAWINNDLEVFSRSSREEDDEEALKWAVLEKLPTVSRLRKGILTSSEGGASEINIHDLGWVERKALLERLVKVAEEDNEKFLLKLKNRVARVGIDFPTIEVRFEHLNIEAEAFVGTNALPTILNFITSLFEGFLIDVGILSSRKKKLTILNNVSGIIKPSRLTLLLGPPSSGKTTLLLALAGKLDPALKCSGKVTYNGHGLDEFVPQRTAAYISQHDLHNGEMTVRETLAFSARCQGVGDRYELLAELSRREKQANIKPDPDMDVYMKAVATEGQEANVITDYVLKVLGLEVCADIMVGDEMLRGISGGQRKRVTTGEMLVGPAKVLFMDEISTGLDSSTTFQIVNSLKQTVHILNGTAIISLLQPAPETYNLFDDIILLSDGQIVYQGPREHVLSFFESMGFKCPERKGVADFLQEVTSRKDQQQYWVHKDQPYRFVTANEFSEAFQSFHVGKKLRDELGVPYEKTKSHPAALTTKKYGVGRKELLEACISREYLLMKRNSFVYIFKFIQLSIMAFITMTLFLRTEMRNDSIEGGGIYMGALFFGLIAIMFNGMSEISMTIAKLPVFFKQRDLLFFPSWAYALPTCILKIPISFLEVSLWVFLTYYVIGFDPNVERLFRQYLILVLVTQMSSGLFRFIAAAGRNMVVANTFGAFALLILFALGGFVLSREDIKKWWIWGYWISPMMYGQNALMVNEFLGNQWRRILPGSNEPLGISILKSRGFFRDPRWYWFGVGGLLGFIVLFNFFYTMALAYLKPFEKIQPLISEELEEKEKAEISSEVQDDTKTSISSKSSSMDEVTTGNKKKGMVLPFEPHSITFDDIIYSVDMPQEIKEQGVNEDKLVLLKGVSGSFRPGVLTALMGVSGAGKTTLMDVLAGRKTSGYIEGNITVSGFPKKQETFARVSGYCEQNDIHSPHVTVYESLLYSAWLRLPKKVNAETRKMFIDEVMDLVELNPLKQAQVGLPGVNGLSTEQRKRLTIAVELVANPSIIFMDEPTSGLDARAAAIVMRTVRNTVDTGRTVVCTIHQPSIDIFEAFDELFLMKRGGQEIYVGPLGHHSKHLIDYFEGIQGVSKIKDSYNPATWMLEVSTTAQELALGVDFADTYKKSELYKRNKTLIKDLSKPAPGSKELYFPTQFSQPFLTQCAACLWKQRWSYWRNPAYTAVRLLFTTVIALMFGTLFWDLGTKTRKRQDLANAMGSMYAAVLFLGIQNAASVQPVVAVERTVFYREKAAGMYSAMPYAIAQVLIEIPYIFVQAVVYGLIVYVMIGFEWTAAKFLWYLFFMYFTLLYFTFYGMMAVAVTPNHHIAGIVSSAFYGIWNVFSGFVIPRPRIPIWWRWYYYICPVSWTLYGLVVSQFGDIQDVLENGQTVEQYLRNYLGFKHEFIGIVAVIIIAFTILFGAIFTVSVRLFNFQIR, from the exons ATGCAGGGTGCTGATATTTATAGAGCTAGTGGTAGTTTACGTAGGAGTCCTTCGGCATGGATAAACAATGACCTGGAGGTATTTTCAAGGTCTTCTCGAGAAGAGGATGATGAAGAAGCTTTAAAGTGGGCAGTACTTGAGAAACTACCTACTGTTTCTCGTCTCAGGAAAGGTATATTGACTAGTTCTGAAGGTGGTGCCAGTGAAATCAATATTCATGACCTTGGGTGGGTAGAACGGAAGGCTTTGCTTGAGCGGTTGGTTAAAGTAGCAGAGGAAGATAATGAGAAGTTCTTGTTGAAGCTCAAGAACCGTGTAGCTAG GGTTGGCATTGATTTTCCCACAATTGAAGTCCGGTTTGAACATCTAAATATTGAAGCTGAAGCTTTTGTTGGGACCAATGCTTTGCCAACAATTCTTAATTTCATTACTAGTTTATTTGAG GGTTTCTTGATTGATGTGGGTATTCTTTCTAGTAGAAAGAAAAAGCTGACCATCCTCAATAATGTCAGTGGCATCATTAAGCCGAGCAG GCTGACATTGCTTTTGGGTCCTCCAAGTTCTGGGAAGACCACTCTTTTGTTAGCTTTGGCTGGAAAACTTGATCCTGCTCTCAAG TGTTCGGGGAAAGTGACATATAATGGGCATGGCTTGGATGAGTTTGTGCCACAGAGAACAGCTGCCTATATCAGTCAACATGATCTTCACAATGGAGAAATGACTGTGAGGGAAACTTTGGCCTTTTCTGCAAGATGCCAAGGGGTTGGAGACCGCTATG AGCTGTTAGCGGAGTTGTCAAGAAGAGAGAAACAAGCAAACATTAAACCTGATCCTGATATGGATGTTTACATGAAG GCAGTAGCAACAGAAGGTCAGGAAGCAAATGTAATCACAGATTATGTTCTAAAG GTTTTAGGACTAGAAGTATGTGCAGACATTATGGTAGGAGATGAAATGTTAAGGGGTATCTCTGGAGGACAGAGGAAGCGTGTCACGACTG GTGAAATGCTGGTTGGACCAGCAAAGGTACTGTTTATGGATGAGATATCTACTGGCCTGGACAGCTCCACAACTTTCCAAATTGTGAACTCCCTCAAGCAAACTGTTCACATCCTTAATGGAACTGCAATCATCTCTCTTCTCCAACCAGCTCCAGAGACTTATAATCTTTTTGATGACATCATTCTCCTTTCTGATGGCCAGATAGTATATCAGGGTCCTCGTGAACATGTGTTGAGCTTCTTTGAATCTATGGGCTTCAAGTGTCCGGAGAGAAAAGGAGTGGCTGACTTCTTGCAAGAA GTTACATCAAGGAAAGATCAACAACAGTATTGGGTACATAAAGATCAACCTTATAGGTTTGTCACAGCCAACGAATTCTCTGAGGCATTCCAATCATTTCATGTGggaaagaaacttagagatgaaCTTGGTGTTCCATATGAAAAGACAAAGAGCCACCCAGCTGCTTTGACAACCAAAAAATATGGTGTTGGAAGGAAAGAGTTGCTCGAAGCTTGCATCTCAAGGGAATATCTGCTGATGAAGAGAAACTCTTTCGTGTACATTTTCAAGTTTATACAA CTATCAATAATGGCATTCATTACTATGACGCTCTTCCTTAGGACTGAGATGAGAAATGATTCAATTGAAGGGGGAGGAATCTATATGGGGGCCTTGTTTTTTGGCTTGATCGCAATCATGTTTAATGGGATGTCTGAGATTTCTATGACCATTGCTAAGCTTCCTGTCTTTTTCAAGCAGAGAGACCTCCTATTCTTTCCTTCATGGGCATATGCTTTACCAACATGTATACTCAAGATCCCCATCTCATTTTTAGAAGTTTCCTTATGGGTGTTTCTTACCTACTATGTCATTGGATTTGATCCGAATGTTGAAAG GTTGTTTAGGCAATACCTCATCCTTGTTCTGGTGACCCAAATGTCTTCAGGATTGTTCCGATTTATTGCTGCAGCTGGTAGAAACATGGTTGTCGCTAACACTTTCGGAGCTTTTGCTTTGCTCATACTTTTTGCATTAGGTGGCTTTGTCCTATCACGAG AGGATATAAAGAAATGGTGGATATGGGGCTACTGGATTTCCCCTATGATGTATGGACAAAATGCATTGATGGTTAATGAATTCCTTGGAAACCAATGGAGAAGA ATTCTTCCGGGCTCAAATGAACCACTTGGAATTTCAATTTTAAAGTCTAGGGGTTTCTTCCGAGATCCACGGTGGTATTGGTTTGGAGTAGGGGGATTGCTTGGATTCATAGTATTGTTCAACTTCTTTTATACTATGGCGCTTGCCTATTTAAAGC CTTTTGAGAAGATTCAGCCTCTAATATCAGAAGAActagaagaaaaagagaaagccGAAATTAGCTCAG AGGTTCAAGATGACACTAAAACAAGCATCTCATCCAAGTCATCGTCTATGGATGAAGTAACCACTGGGAACAAGAAAAAAGGAATGGTTCTCCCATTTGAACCCCATTCCATCACATTTGATGACATTATCTATTCAGTTGATATGCCACAG GAAATAAAAGAACAAGGTGTCAATGAAGATAAATTGGTGCTATTAAAGGGTGTTAGTGGTTCTTTTAGACCAGGAGTTCTCACAGCTCTCATGGGTGTTAGTGGTGCTGGCAAAACCACTCTGATGGATGTGCTTGCTGGCAGAAAAACTAGTGGTTATATCGAGGGGAACATCACTGTTTCAGGTTTTCCAAAGAAGCAAGAAACATTTGCTCGAGTATCTGGATATTGCGAGCAAAATGACATTCACTCTCCTCATGTCACTGTGTATGAATCCTTGCTCTATTCTGCTTGGCTTCGACTACCGAAAAAGGTCAACGCTGAAACCAGAAAG ATGTTTATAGATGAAGTCATGGATCTTGTGGAACTGAATCCATTAAAGCAAGCACAAGTCGGTTTACCTGGTGTAAATGGTTTATCAACCGAGCAGAGGAAAAGGCTTACTATAGCTGTTGAGCTTGTGGCTAACCCCTCTATCATCTTCATGGATGAGCCAACTTCAGGGCTTGATGCAAGAGCAGCTGCAATTGTTATGAGGACAGTTAGGAACACAGTGGACACTGGAAGAACAGTTGTCTGCACCATTCATCAACCAAGTATCGACATATTTGAAGCATTTGATGAG CTATTCCTTATGAAGCGGGGAGGACAAGAGATATATGTGGGGCCATTAGGACACCATTCCAAACATCTTATTGATTATTTTGAG GGAATTCAAGGAGTTAGCAAAATCAAAGATAGCTACAATCCAGCAACATGGATGTTGGAAGTTAGCACAACAGCACAGGAATTAGCTTTAGGTGTTGATTTTGCTGATACCTACAAAAAGTCAGAGTTATACAA GAGAAACAAAACTCTTATTAAAGATTTAAGCAAACCGGCTCCTGGTTCAAAGGAACTCTATTTTCCAACTCAGTTCTCTCAGCCATTCTTGACTCAGTGTGCTGCTTGCTTATGGAAGCAACGGTGGTCATATTGGCGCAACCCCGCTTATACTGCTGTGAGATTACTTTTTACTACTGTCATAGCATTGATGTTTGGGACACTATTCTGGGACCTCGGCACTAAAAC GAGAAAAAGGCAAGATCTGGCCAATGCAATGGGTTCAATGTATGCTGCTGTTCTTTTCCTTGGTATCCAAAATGCTGCATCCGTGCAGCCCGTGGTGGCTGTTGAAAGGACAGTCTTTTATAGAGAAAAAGCTGCTGGAATGTATTCTGCCATGCCATATGCAATTGCTCAG GTTTTAATCGAGATACCTTATATTTTTGTTCAAGCTGTTGTGTATGGCCTTATAGTGTATGTGATGATTGGGTTCGAATGGACTGCTGCCAAGTTCTTGTGGTATCTCTTCTTCATGTACTTCACCTTATTGTACTTCACCTTCTACGGCATGATGGCAGTGGCTGTCACTCCAAATCACCACATTGCAGGCATAGTTTCCTCAGCATTCTATGGAATATGGAATGTCTTCTCTGGATTCGTCATCCCACGCCCG AGAATTCCTATATGGTGGAGATGGTACTACTATATTTGCCCAGTATCTTGGACCTTGTATGGGTTGGTTGTTTCACAATTTGGAGATATTCAGGATGTCCTTGAGAATGGTCAGACGGTCGAACAATACTTGAGAAATTATTTGGGCTTCAAACATGAATTCATTGGAATTGTAGCAGTTATAATTATTGCTTTCACAATACTCTTTGGTGCAAT